The Bdellovibrionales bacterium genome contains the following window.
CGGCCAAGATAAAGCTCTCGGTTATAGCGCAGACGCCTTTGCGACACCTAAGGGCATGGAGCGCCAGCTTGCTTTCTGGATTGATATCTATTCAAAGTACACCACAGATCAAGGCTTGATTCACGATACGGAAAACTTGGATATCGTGTATGCCGAAATCGACTTCAAAGACATCGTGAATGATGAATCACTAAGCGCTCGCCAGAAAGAAAAGAAAAAGAAGAAGATGGTCGACGATAAGAAAAAAGAGATCGTCGATATCCTGCATAAGCTTGATAAGTTGGATTCGCCTGAGGGCTTGAGTGAAAGTGAAAAGCGTATTTGGGATTTTTATAAGAACGACAATGAGCCGCATAAATTCCGCGAGGCTTCTCACAAATCCCGTATTCGTTTCCAACTGGGGCAAAAAGACCGCATGCAAGCCGCGATCTTCTTTTCAGGCCGCTATCTTGAGAACATGGAAAAGATTTTCCGTGAAGCCGGATTGCCGATTGAGCTGACTCGCTTGGTATTCGTAGAAAGTTCATTCAACGTTCTGGCGCGCTCAAAAGTGGGTGCAAGTGGTTTGTGGCAGATCATGCGTTACACCGCTCGCCCTTACAGAATGATTAACGATGCAGTTGATCAGAGAAATCATCCGATGGCGGCGACGAAGCTCGCGTCTCGTCTGATGCGTGATAACTATAATATGTTGAAGGCATGGCCTCTGGCGATGACAGGATATAATCACGGTCCAACAGGCGTTCGTAAGATGACTGAGAAATATAAAACGCGTGATCTTGCCGAACTGATTCAAAACGTAAGATCCCGCCGCAGTTTTGGTTTTGCATCGAGAAATTTTTACGCATGCTTCCTCGCCGTTCTTGAGGTGGAGAGAAATGCTCCGAAATATTTCCCGAAAGTTGCTTGGTCTCAACCACTGGACCTCGAAGAAATTAAACTTCCAGTCTCAATTAAATATAGAGATTTGCTGACTTGGTTTGACGGCAATGACGAGAAGGCCGAGGTCTTCAATCCTCATATCTCACGTCAGGCAAGACGTGGTAGCATTTCGATCCCAGCTAAGACATTAATTTCTATTCCTAAAGATCGCTACAACCAAGCGCTCATCAGTTTAGCGCGCGGCGAGTTTAAATATGCGGCGAACATGGGCCCTGAAATCAAAGCTCCAGAGGAGACAAAAGGTCCTGAGATTAAAGCTTCTGACCCCGCAAAATAAACCGGGACAGAGCGCTCTCAGCTAGGGGACAGATTTCCATAAACTGGACTAGTGAATCGCTCCCATCGAGATGAAAATTAAAAGATATGGGAAAAAGTAAAAGTACTTTAGTATTCCTCGGTATTTGCGCATTCGCTTTGGTCGTTTCATCTTTAATCTACTTCCAATACTCCCAGCGAAATGAAACCGGCGCAGACTTATCAAGTACTGCCGCTGCAACCACGCCCTCTTCAAATTATCGTGGTCCTTTGGATGATTGCCTTCAGAACGCTGTCCTTTACGGGCGGGCCAATCACTTAGCGGCTGATTGTACGACCAACTACGTGCACTTCTATCCGGATAATATGAATCCACGTATGGCTGAAAGCACCAACGGGGAACTGCGTATTGGTTCTTTTAATCTTTTCCATTTGGGTGACAATCAATCTTCGATGAAGCATTACGGGCTTGTCGCAAAGATCATGAATCAATGGGACGTCGTTGGTGCTCAAGAGATGATGCCACTGCCTGGTGATTGGGCGACGGCAAATCAAAAGATCTACGAACTTCTTTCCGACGGCAATGGTAAAATGGTGACATTCCCATACGATAACTGGTCCGTTGCAATGCCGGGCTATTTGCGTTTGTTGATGGAGCTGCAAGCTTTAGATCCAAGCTGGGCTGTGATTCTTCAGCCGGTGCCTGAGGGCGAAGGCAGCAGCGGAGAGATGGCGGGATTCTATTACCGCTCTAAAAGAGTGCGCTTAAAAGACTGGGGATATTGCCCATCAGATCGCGCGGTTGATATCAAAACAAATAACCAAGTTGGCAATTTCGCCTGCCTATTGCAAATACCGAACGATCAACGCCGTTTGATGTCGCGTGTGGCATTCACAGCGTACTTCCAAGCGGGCAAGTTTGACTTTGTGGGGGTAACCACTCATGTCAGATTCCGTGCCGCTGATGCAGAAGCAGATTTAAAAGAGCAAACGGACGACATTTGTAGCTTCCACGAAAACGCAGCGAAATGTAAACCGGCAAAAGATGAAGTCGGTCGTTTCTTCGAAGTGGCGGCGATTGTAAATCAGTTTAAAGATATCAAACAGATCACAGGCGATAACGATATTATCTTTACCGGCGATTTCAACTTACAAGACGATCCAAAAAGCAAAGCTCTTTGGGAATCTGCTTTGAAGCCGGCTCCGGGATTTGTTGTGACTCAAACCGGTTTGACGACTTTGAGTATCAAGGGCTCAAAGTTGATCAGCAACTACGATCACTTTATTTTAGATCCGAAGGCGACATCGGAGTGTGATATTCAAAGCATTCGTCCTTTTGACTTTACGACTGCAGATACAAGCTCCGACCCGGTTATGAGAGAGATCGCAAAATTCCTCAGTCCTTCGATGCAGCAGATGTATCTTGAGGATGCACAAAACGCGATTGCGACTTTGACAAAATACCAAGCCGGCCGCGGTAATACCGGCGGCAGTGTCCGTCCTCTGAGCGATAAAGAAAAAGCGGACATAGTTCGCAGCTATACTGAGGCCGTTCAGCGTATGAAGGCCAATAAATACGGTGCATTGATGGAGCTGATCAGCGATCACGTTCCAATCGAAATGCGTTGCCGCATTCCACTGCGTGATGATGATTAGGAGTTATATGAAAGCAAAGTTTTTAATAACACTCGGAAGTGGTTTGGTTTTGGCTGCGGGCTTCACAGCATGCACGCAAACTGAGAAAACTCCAATGACGACGGAATCCGTGCGCGCACCTGCAGGGATTCAAGATGATGCCGCTCGCTTGGTTTATGTGACTTACGGAAAAGACGGCAAAGCGAATCGCGAAGAGATCACAGCCGCTCGCTGGCTCGGGCAGAACGGTGGATTCAGTGCCGGTGGCCGTGAGGACTATCTCCTTAAAATTTACTACTCAAACACTCGCGAAACTTCGTTGAAGGGCCTTCGCCACGCGTCTTGCTTCTTTGGTGATGCAGCGAGTGTGGCAAAAGAGTTCTTCCCGGCAGGAAACACGGCGGCCGAGATTCGCAACTTGCGTACGGCGGTTCCTGAAGTGAAGGCAAGTTCTGACGGCCGTATGCTCGGTATCGCTTTTGATCATAATGCCAAAGGCCGTGTCAGCTTTCGCTTAGCTCATTGCGAATCCGGTAAATCAACAATCTCTGACAGCATCATTTCAAACTGGGCGGACGGCAAACCATCTAAAAAAGTCAGTGATATGAAAGCGACAAAAAAGAGAACTGTTGCCGGCAATCAGCGTGACGACGGTTTCCAGATCTTCGATGATACTCCATTCTCAGAAGATCTACCGCTTTTCAAGTTGCGCGCAGACTACGACAAAGCTCCTCAGCGTCCGGATGCGAAACCTTGGGCAGGATTGGATTTGAAAGATCCAAAGCAGGCGTTGAAATTCACTTTGTTGGTTCAAAAATATTTCTATGAAAATATGGCGAATCAAAATCCGCGCAATGCGAACTACAACTTCATTGCACAAAACAATAAGAACCGTTTCTGGTGCCATATGCCTTGGATGCATGTTGGTCCTAATGGCCGCGAAGCGATTCATGGAATGACAAAAGAGCGCGACTTGATTCCGTCGATGCTGATTCCGACATATAAGAACGCAACTCCGGGTTCTGATTGGGGTGTAGCGTACTTCAATAACACCGGCTGTAATTCGATTGAACAGGTTTTTGGTACATCGACAAATCCAAAGCGTGATCCAAACTTCATGGGTGGTAAGTTCGGCGATGGAACTGTGATCATTAAGATGCTCTTCACAACGGCGGACTTCCCCGAAGTTAAAGGTGCTTACACTTGGCGCGCGACGGTCAGCGGCCCTGGAGAGACAGAGCGTAAATTGCAAAACGTCCGTCATATCCAAATGGATATCGCGGTCAAAGATTACTCTTTGAAAGGCACGAGCCCGGCTTTAGAAAACTGGGTGATGGCGGGCTTCTACTACGATCCTAATTATGACTTCGACAAAGAGCTGCGCACAGTGCTCGGTGAAGAAAACCCACTGAAGAGCATTCCAAATGTTCCGAAGGAACTCTTTAAAATGCGTCCAATGGGTGTTCAAACGGGATTTGATTCTCCGGATAAGGGCGAGTCTATTATCTTCCCGGGTGCTTACGCCAACGGCTCCGGCGGTCGCTTGAACGGTCCTGCAGATAACCCGAAGACCAGCTGCTTAGGCTGTCATGGAGCTGCGGGAACGGGTGCGAAGATGATCCCTGGATTCCTTTCTATGAGAATGTTTGAACCCTACAAGGGCAATACTGTTCTGGATTTCAACCAGCAGTTTGCTTTGGCGAAGGAAAATTTCGAAACGGATATGCAGCAATAGTTATGAAGCATCAGATCGTCGGCGTACTTACGAGCATCTTTAATAAGCGAAAGCAGCGAAACCCAAAGTATTCGCTGCGTTCATTTGCAAGGGATCTAGAGATCTCTCCGGGGCGCCTGTCACGTATCTTGAACGAAAAGGATGAACCGGGCCCTAAGTTTATCGATGCTATCTTAAAGACAAAGACTCTCGGACCGGCAGAACGCGAAGAGATCCAAAAGAGTGTTCAAAACTCCCGTAATCCATTTACTCACATCCGTGATAATGAAGAACTCAGCCTCGACAAAGATGAAATCCAAATCATCTGGAGTTGCATGGCGATCTTCAGCCTTTTGAATGCTCACCGCAAAGGCTTCTCGGAGCATGTGATCGGCGAGCGCATGGGGCTGAACAAGACTGAGACTAAAGAGTGCCTGGCCTTTCTTTTAAAGAATAAAGCTATTAAGCAAACCGCCAACGGAGACTATGTTTCAGCGACTGATAAAGTGATGCTGCCACGAAAGCAGATGGTGGATTTATACTATTCCCACGTCGATTTCCTTAAAAATACCTTCGCAAGAAGCCAGGAAATCGCCCGCGGCGAGACCCTGTACGGCAACATGACAGCGGCTTTGACGGAGGAAAGTGTGAAGAAAGTGAAAAAAATCCTCATAGCCGCCCTGACAAAAATTACCAAGGAAGCCTCCACAGCAGGGGAGAAGCGGGTCTTCCATATCCTCGCAGAGGTCTTTCCAGTCGATAAGGGCCAATAACTGTTTCGTGAAATCGGAAAACACTTTCGTGGTGTTTCGAACCCGATATACACGTTGCCCATGAGTAAACAAAGAGTAGCTTCCATAATCAAAAAGGCTTTCGCAGAACGACAAAAAAAGAACCCGCAATATTCATTGCGATCTTTTGCCCGTG
Protein-coding sequences here:
- a CDS encoding lytic transglycosylase domain-containing protein, which codes for MFSNEPAVKDEDAAAESTTPDEDKVSTLDEDTPVVQTDVAGGKTLTGTRPFRAPDYSGQDKALGYSADAFATPKGMERQLAFWIDIYSKYTTDQGLIHDTENLDIVYAEIDFKDIVNDESLSARQKEKKKKKMVDDKKKEIVDILHKLDKLDSPEGLSESEKRIWDFYKNDNEPHKFREASHKSRIRFQLGQKDRMQAAIFFSGRYLENMEKIFREAGLPIELTRLVFVESSFNVLARSKVGASGLWQIMRYTARPYRMINDAVDQRNHPMAATKLASRLMRDNYNMLKAWPLAMTGYNHGPTGVRKMTEKYKTRDLAELIQNVRSRRSFGFASRNFYACFLAVLEVERNAPKYFPKVAWSQPLDLEEIKLPVSIKYRDLLTWFDGNDEKAEVFNPHISRQARRGSISIPAKTLISIPKDRYNQALISLARGEFKYAANMGPEIKAPEETKGPEIKASDPAK
- a CDS encoding DUF4423 domain-containing protein, whose translation is MKHQIVGVLTSIFNKRKQRNPKYSLRSFARDLEISPGRLSRILNEKDEPGPKFIDAILKTKTLGPAEREEIQKSVQNSRNPFTHIRDNEELSLDKDEIQIIWSCMAIFSLLNAHRKGFSEHVIGERMGLNKTETKECLAFLLKNKAIKQTANGDYVSATDKVMLPRKQMVDLYYSHVDFLKNTFARSQEIARGETLYGNMTAALTEESVKKVKKILIAALTKITKEASTAGEKRVFHILAEVFPVDKGQ